One window of the Anabaena sphaerica FACHB-251 genome contains the following:
- a CDS encoding helix-turn-helix domain-containing protein: MSYQNKSYTELLVSFPPRAINSEEDYEKTQAVIDDLLDKEELTEAEEEYLNLLGILIHEYEQQQELVPDIYGVELLKVLIAQLNLKQKDLVPVFKTESIVSDVLNGKRKLTVEHIQKLAEFFNLSPAVFFPKNPSQRDFLEVA; the protein is encoded by the coding sequence ATGTCCTATCAAAACAAAAGCTATACAGAATTACTTGTATCTTTCCCCCCGCGCGCCATAAATTCTGAAGAAGATTATGAAAAAACTCAAGCAGTTATTGATGATTTGCTTGATAAAGAGGAACTAACAGAAGCAGAAGAAGAATACTTGAACTTACTAGGGATTTTAATCCACGAATACGAACAACAACAAGAGTTAGTTCCTGATATTTATGGAGTAGAACTTCTCAAGGTTTTAATTGCACAGTTAAATCTCAAACAAAAAGATTTAGTTCCTGTTTTTAAAACTGAATCAATTGTTTCAGATGTGCTTAACGGTAAGCGTAAATTAACAGTTGAACATATCCAAAAATTGGCAGAATTTTTCAATCTTTCACCTGCTGTATTCTTCCCAAAAAATCCCTCACAGAGAGATTTCTTAGAAGTAGCTTAA
- a CDS encoding type II toxin-antitoxin system HigB family toxin, whose translation MRIISEKRLKEAYEKYPDANPGITAWKKIAEEQNWNNFADVKANVPFAPDLVKNFVIFDIGGNKYRLITRIEYKKKAIYIRGFITHIEYDKNKWKNDEWFDS comes from the coding sequence ATGAGGATTATTTCAGAAAAAAGACTTAAGGAAGCTTATGAAAAGTACCCAGATGCTAACCCCGGAATAACAGCTTGGAAAAAGATTGCAGAAGAACAAAACTGGAATAATTTCGCAGACGTTAAAGCTAACGTACCTTTTGCACCTGACCTAGTTAAAAACTTCGTCATTTTTGATATTGGAGGAAATAAGTACAGACTAATCACCCGTATTGAATACAAGAAAAAAGCTATCTATATTCGTGGTTTTATTACTCATATAGAGTACGACAAAAACAAATGGAAAAATGACGAATGGTTTGATAGTTAA